caacgcctggctctgggcgccgaaatcttcggcgcccaggcctgggcgctgaaaatacctgggtacgtgttttttcctaattctttatggattagaactctgcaattctatctttccacgaactcttccctataaatacagccctaaatttgacgtgaaaagaacacacacaacacaattatattctgagtattgactccaacccttagcctaagcccgacgttgcgaaactgttcacgcgttctgtcgcaatcgatccataaatcgaacagaacgtatcatgtcccataattgagattcgttaaataaaaaggagaaatagcaaagtcaaagtggttagttttctgagaaccgtgacgcacctctcaagggtgcgtcgtaatgtgtcccttttcgatgctttaactgctttcctcgccctttttatgaactgttaaactaactaaatctgattgttctatcacgcctaacaaatataatatctttgggaaattggattatcatgctaggtcccttaatgctatttaaatcagataatcgcgatcgatctagtattatatgttgcatattgctaaaaccaactcatattagtttaatagttaacgcatgtcccttcaattatttatgctgagctagtaaggatatcctgcctctggagttaccgacgagcgaagtactcctctcggtagttacagtcccccgaaccctcaatctctaccttgcgggtgtatgttgagagatccccacaccagggatcacaagggaacctacggccgtcgtggtcaaacataattgcactccctttatgtcacgataaccgggttttgtcagtttttctcattgtcgttaaaaactgaatggcgactcctatattactagtcaattgggtgtaaactcacaggaaatccaattgcacttgattgaataaaaagaatcgtcacacccacgagggacgaggtcacgcattagcctcgcgcttttacgaccccctcacagtatcCGTAAACGTTGTTGGTAGCTACCTCTCTTAAGGTATTACGGAAACTACCAACATCATTCAAGGAGAGTACCCAAACACAATTAAAAATGATGATTTACTGCAACGTGTCCGTAATTTCCCCTTTTTTTTCTCCCAACAGTGAAACCCTTCTTCTCTGTTTTCCGCTTTCTCCCCTACACTTTCTTGCTTTCTCCTAGAATTATACATTCAAACCCTAAATTCTATTCTTCTTAAACCTAATTTCGCGCTCTTCAACCCACTCCCAGAATTGTACATTAAAATCCTAAATTCTAGTCTTCTAAAACCTAATTTCGTCTCTCTTTAATTTCAATTAAAGCCCATTCTCAGGTGAATTGGGCACTAAACCCTAAATGAATTgtacattaatttataatttgtaGAATTTATCATGATTATGAGTCCTTGTTTCTTTGTAAATGTAGGCGGAGGTATCCGGGTTACTTCCCAAATACAGGTTAGTAACGGCGAACTACAGTGTTGGTCATGTCCGAAGGGATATAAGATACAAATGGAAAAGGTTCCCTTGAAATTGTTTTAGATGTAAGTAGATTTAATTTAGAATTACAAAAGTCTTTCATTTGTTTATGGGTTTGGATAATTGCTTATTATTTTTCTCCTCACTTATGTCATGGTTGCTTGAATAGTGAATGAGTGTTATAGAAAACCATGTGAATCAACTCAATTGGAGGGTTGGAAACTTGGATTATACATTGAATCAAGTGAAGGACCTCATAATTAAGTCGATGAAAAAAGGGGATGGTAATCGAGGATGTTCTCCGAATTTCCCATTCTTTATCAACGACGACAGCCTAAAGGGTAATCGAGGATGTTCTCCGAATTCCCCATTCTCTATCAATGATAATAGCCTAAAGGGTAATCGAGTACATTCTCCGTTCTTAACTCCAGTCGGGAATTCTGTGAAAAGGAAATTGATTATTGACACGGATGAAAACGGGAGTAGACccggatgatgatgatggtccaACAATCAACATTAGAGATATTCGCTTCACGACATCCCAGTTCCCTGATGGGATGGACACTTTAATGGAATTCCCAATTCTTGATGTGGtcaataaaagaaaaaagatcATGTGACGAGTCCGGTGGAAAAGAAAACAACCGAGAAGGCTCCAACTAAGAAGAGTCCTGACAATACAGGCGGCATAACGTACGATGCTAATCATCCAGAGagaaaaattacaaaaagaaGAGGAACTCGCCGTGGTAACAAAGATAAACAACTGGTAACTTACTCGTGCACTATGTTCATCTTTCGTAGTTATAAAAGGGTATTGGCCATCACTGAATATTTATATGCCATCCAATTATGAGGTGGATATTACCAAGCGTCCTCTATGAATTACATTGTTGGCATTTGATTAATGTAAAAGCGAACCGAATCTTGGTCGTTTTATATGTGCGGGAGAACAGGAAGAGGAGACTAATGTTGATTCGGAGAGATTAGGAGAAAATGAAGTCATTATGGAACGCTACCTCCAGAAAAACCAAAGAGGGGCAGACCACCCAAAAGTTCTGCAGTTACGAAGAGAGGTCTACCTCTAGAAAAACCAAAGAGGGAAAGACCACCAAAAAGTCATGCTGTTATTAAGCCTAGAGATGAGGTATATCCCTGTTTTATTTTCACAATAAACGTTGTAGGAATCATGTTTTTTTCTTGTAATTTTGATCACCACCTAATAGATAAGGAACACTGTTTGGCCATTGGATGTGCTTCTTTTTTAGCTGTCCAGGATGGGGCACAACTTAGCGAAGTATTCTCATCACCCCAGGTAGATTTGAGAGATGAAGATATGGTAATTACCGTGAACATACTTGGCCATCACCTAGAGAATGTGGTTTTTATTTAATAGTTTCTTTTTATACGCTTTGGTTAGGACAACAACAATGATGTGCATGAAGCATCAACTCCCATTCAAACTCTGCAACAAATGAAGCAGGTGTATCAGGTTCTTCATACAAGTGATCACACCAACATATCAGCGGAAGGCCCAAGTCCTATCTACCTAGACTGCTTGAGTTCCCTAACTCCATTGGAAAGACAAATATGCCAACATATAGCTCGAGAGAACATCGGCTACCATGCATACATGCCCCCAGGTTACCCAATGTACCTCACATTTGGAGAATCACATGTTGTGTACCCAGACTCAAGAGTTAAAGTCCACGTACGTATTATTATTTGCGTTGAATAATCTAATAGTATCAAATTGTTTGTTAACACAATTTTTTAATTGCAGTTTATTGACATGTACTTGTATGATCTGGAACGTCGCGCAATGCATGAAGGGAATACGAAGTTTATTTTTCCGACTTTATTCCAGGTAGTAAAACCTGTAAATAATGTATTAAGAATACTATATTTGGGTCATTTTATTTAGGTGTGAGTTCTTTTGACCAACAAACCAAACGTTTCTTATAGGCGGTTGTTCTGAAAAATGATGTACGTAACGTGTATGTGGCTAACGAAAACTTAGTTCAACATTCTTGGGAACGTACCGCTTCATATCTACCTGATGATTTGAGTCTGATTAGCACGGTTTGTACAATTGTTTAATGTCGTTCCTTAAATTGTAACTAGTTATTGTAAtaattttgtttgtttggtGATTGTAGGTGTACATTCCTGCATATGATTTTGAAAATGAATCAAGTGAGCATTGGTTTTTGTTGGTCATCAAAATACATGATAAAGAGGTGTGGATTATGGATTCCATTGGTGTTTAGAGTTCACCATTCACTCTCGCATTAGATCTGGTCAGTAAGAAATAAATTTTGCCTTGTTTACATTTTCCTGTAGTCGTTTAGAACAATTGAAATTGTTTCTTTAATGAGTACCAGGGATAATTTAGGAACTTACCAACCTACATGTTGGTCCATGAACAAATCAATACTCTAGTAAAATTGCTAACAAATCAATGCTATATTCTAATAGATGAGGAAGGCGTCAGAAATATTTAAGAATTATAGGTTGAATGCACTTTTTCAAGATGTTCAACACTTTGCTTATCATAAACCTCAATGCAAGATCCAACCGAACGGGTATGAATTATGATTTTCATATGTCACACTAGTCGTATCTTATTTAATATTCTCACACTAATCATTTAGTTGATGATGATTGATAatttaatgtttgtttgttcAGACATGATTGTGGCACGTATGTAATCAAGTATATCGAAGCTGGAAACGTTGATAATTTACCAAACATATCCTATACGGTAACAACTCTTTTTACGATATTGTTCCTTGGAAATTTTAACTATATGAAACACTGTAACCAAAAAAGTCCGAACTGCGTTTCCATTGATCGGTGTACAATTTAACCAAATTGCAGACAGCCGAGATGCGGGTGAAACGACTAAAATGTTTGGCCAAGCTCGTTTCAAGTAATTTCAATGATCGCGCCATTGTCAAACGATTGTCTTCTGAAGTTTTCAAGTAATTTCCAGTTTTCGGTTTCAGCGAGTAGGAAAAGTTGAACGTACATGTATATTTTGGACAGCAACGTAGCATGTCATACTGTAACCATTTTAGAATGATAGTTAAACTGATACATTTTGGATCCATAGTTAGATTAATGATACCTTTTGGAAAGGAACGTCCTTGTATGATTTGGAAACAATGTAAACAAAGTAACTTGCTTATAAATTTAATAGAAGCCAAGTACTCCCTCCCTTCCAAagtgtttgttacgtttggatttttgcacgtttattaacgtgtATTTAAGATTCTTTTTTTAAATTGTTCTAGATTCCATAAATAAATCTGATTTTATCTTTCCAAATTCTAACACTTATTACTCTCCTTGAATATAGTGCAAATCTGATTTCAtcttttattgaaaaaaaaaaaatacctcaatccactaatcctTGAAACAACCAATGAGATTTTTgtattatcaaaatgaaccaataattacAAATCACACAGATTGCTAACTTGTCATAATGTGACTTTTGGTTGCATCCTCATCTATAAAAACCAAACTAAATGGAGTATTTCAGtactgccaaaaaaaaaactccaatTCAGAAATTCTCATAAGACAACTTACAGAAAAATTATACAGTGGAAAAAACAATTAAGTGGAGAGCATCATCGCCTGCGTATTTTCCTTCAGACATGGATGATGGCTGGTTCATTGCCATTGAatctgatgatgatgaagacgtTGGAGATATGTTGATTGGGGACATATTTCCAGATCAACAAGGTAACGTTCAAGCACAAATCGATCTGAACACACAACCAGTTGAAGCACGATTCGATCTGAACACAGACCCAGTAGAAGCACAAATTGATCTGAATACAGAGCCGATTGAATCAGACCAGGATCTTTGGGGTTTGTGGCAACCAGAGGAGGAACAATACATACCAGCTCAAGATACTCAAggtcaaaatcatcatcaagatgGACAGGCTCACACAAATACAGCAGCAAATGCAGCAGCAAATGCAGCAGCCCAACAAGGGAGTCATCCCAGGGAACGCAGGCTCAGCAATCCGGAACGGCTCAAGATACTCATTTGGCTCTTGGAAAGAAAAGTTGCAGGTAAGCTCATACCAAATTCTATTAATCTTGTTGCTGACACATTTAATACAACAAGACAAACAATTAGTCGCCTGTGGAATAGGGCATTGAGGCAGAGACAATCTGGGCAAGATTATGAGGTTTATCACCGTTTACATAAATGTGGTAGAAAAAGAATCCAAGCACCATTAGACAGAATTAAATCATTGGCAATGGGTAAACGAACATGCATTAGAGATCTAGCGGAAATGCTCGATTTACGCAGTACAACAATCTGGAGGATGATAAAGAGAGGGGATCCATTACACCCCGGGCTGAGTGAGTCAACTAAAATTAAGAGGCTTGAGTGGGTGCTTCATTTGCTTGAGGGTGAAACCCCCTTAACAAAAACACATTGCTATCCGATGTTTGATTTTGTGCATTTGGATGAGAAGTGGTTCTTTCTAACTAAAAAATCAGAGAGATATTACTTAGCTAATGGAGAGATACCACAATCTAGAGCAGCACCAACAAGCAAAGATGTGCCCAAAGTAATGTTCACAACAGTTGTGGCGAGGCCGGTTTACAACAATGCAGGGGAATGCCTATTTGATGGGAAAATAGGTACATTTCCATTCACTTATAAGGAGGCAGCAAAAAGATCATCCAAGTATAGGCCAAAGGGGACAATTCTCACAAAAGTGGTGGAATCAGTCAACCAAAATGTAACACGTGACTTGTTGATTCATCAAATAATTCCAGCAATAAAGGAAAAGTGGCCAATTAATGGGCCAAAAACCATATACATACAACAAGACAATGCAAGGGCTCACATAACAGATGATGATCCAGAATGGCAGAAGCATAAACTCAAGATGGGTTCACATTTATTCTATATCAGCAGCCACCAAACAGCCCGGATTTGAacattttggaccttggatttttccggagtattcagtCGTCGATGCATAAGAAGATGCCAAATGATGTTGACATGTTATTAAAAGCAGTAGATGATGCATTTAATGAGCTAGACCACAAAACTCTAGGCAATGTTTGGCAGTCGTAACAAAATGTTATGAATGAAATTCTAAAGGTAAAGGGCTCAAATTGCTACGTATTGCCTCATGTTAACAAAGAAAGGCTGGAAAGAGAAGGTAATCTCAGAACTCGAGTGGAGGCTCCTAGTTGGGCAGTCAGGGAATGTTGGGATCACATTCACGCATATTATGACCAACTAAATGGGAATGCAGCAACTCAACAAGAAAATGCACAGAGGATAATAGATGCAAGTGAGGCAGAATTTAGAGTGCCAATTCCATTTGGAGAGGGTACATCTAATGCAAATAGGAATATGTGATGGGAATTTTAAAAGTTTTTGAATGAAAAGTTATGATGGCAGTGTTAGTTATTGAGGGAAATGTAATAGAAGTGTTAGTTTATGAGTGAAAAATGTTGTGGAAGTGTTAGTTTTGGAATGATAAATTGTAATGGGAGTGCTAGTTTTTGAGAATGTAATGAAAGATGAAGTTGAAATGAacaagttttattttaaaagaaaacatttattcGTTGATTAAAAACAGAAAGAAATGACTTAAAATCTCAGTTGTCCCCATACATCACCAAATTCAATTCCTACTCAAACATGTCATACTCAGAAAAAGCCTCAAATCAGTTAAAAACCGGTGGCTTAATGGCACGACATGCAGAGACATTGAAATTAAATTTTCAGAATAGAGAATTTCATCATCGATAAATAACAGAAAGAAGTGACTTAAAATCTCAGTTGTCCCCATACATCACAAAATCCAATTCCTACCCAAACATATCATACTCAGAAAAAGCCTCAAATCAGTTAAAAACCGGTGGCTTAATGGCACGACATGCAGGGACATTGAAATTAAATTTTCAGAATAGAGAATTTCATCATCgataaaaaaaacagaaataAGTGACTTAAAATCTCAATTGTCCTCATACATCAACAAATTCAATTCATATTCAAGCATGCCAAACTTAAAAAGAGCCTCAATAGACCACCAACATGGGACATTAGAATCAGAAAATAAATCAAACACATATGGgacaatcaacaacacacaatcaAGGAgacaatcaacaacacacaGAGGATATCTATCCAACAATCCAACAAGTATACAGGGGACATCAACTAACAAAAGCAAATAAAATTCCATCACattcaaaataataatatccatAAATTCGAATACTACTCATAATAACCAACATTAATCTCCATAATCATTGCCCAATTTTTTGTTtcagttaaataaaataaaatacagagTAAGTTCAGGGGACTTAGCTCTGTGATTGACAACCATCACTAATATATCCATCAACACCAGCACCCGGAGAACCATCATCACCAAAATCATCACAGTCGTAGCCGTCATCAACATCAGGACCAGGAGGAGCAGGGGCAGGAGACTTAGGAGGCGGAGTAGGAGCAGGGGACTTCAGAGGGGACTTCAGGGGGGACTTCATAGGGGACTTCAGAGGGGACTTCAGAGGTTGATTGACAACTTCGTCACACTCTTTTACGGAGTCGGAACGGGTCTTTGAATCAGAGGTGGTTGCATATTCACCATTCCAATAATGCCAAGGTGTTTTACGAGCACGCCACCTTTTAGCCTCGTTGCTATAGGAGTGATTCCCATTGCAAGTTTTCGGAATGTCACAATAGCGATCCGAGCACTCATACGATTCAGATTGAGATGGGGACTTTCCGTCACCACTATCAGCAAAAACAACATCAGGATCGAGATTTTCCATCctacaaaacaaaaaataacaaaacatCAAAACTCAATAGATATGTACATCCTGTTCTTACCTTATGTATAACTATATGCATTTGTAATGATAAAACAACAAGTGGGACTTTTTTGCATTTCATGACCTTGATAAATACTTGAGTTGAGCCCCTTTCACATTTTCTCCAAAAGTAACGTGATTTATCAATTGTTGGTTTCACATATTTGTGTCCACCTTTACGAATCAATTGATAAGATGTCTTTTTATTCTTAGTTCACCATTAAAAGATCACTATTCTCCATAACCTTAAACTAATGTGTAAATCTATCGATGTCATATCTAAATCTGTAGTATTTCAAAGATAATCTAGATTGTCTTCCTTTAGCATCAATGTATTATATGCCGTATGAAGATAAGATTTGGTTTGAACAATCCGTATTTCGACaggaaaacaaaaattaatcgGTAATTTTACTCCATATCTAAAATTAATCAGTAATTTTACTCCATATTTCGACAATACAAACAAAATTATtcacaaaacaaaaataagaaaacataAACATAAGAAAACTTACCAGATCTGACaatttgagaggagagagaagttgaatgtagagagagaaagttgaaATTTCTCGAAATTGCTTGAGAGCTTTTGATCGGGATGATGTTTAGACCATGAAACTATAAAAATTTCTCAAAAACTCGTATAGAAATACGCAGAtattgaagagagagaagggGAGTGTTCTTGCTCTTCGATGTTTACAAGAGGAAGAGATGAatgtgaggagagagaggatGAAGCATTATAGGGTTAAAATAAGTGATGGTAGAAGTTGGGTCAAAGAAACCAACGGCAGTTTTACTCGGAAATtgtaaatgaaatttattatgttGAAAAGTTAGACCAATTAGAAACAACTTTATAAATAGAAAGATTCCtcatgtaacaaacattttgaaacactattaaaggaatacgtaacaaacattttggaacggagggagtacatgttAATGGTTTTGTGGTGGTTACCACTGAAGGATTTGGTTATTACCAAGCACCTTCAATAATAAATATAGTTCTAATGTGGCAGTGTTAGTTGGCGAATTAATGCTTTCTTTGAATAACCCCACCCACCAAGTTCTATTAAATATGCCGGCCCTCTGCTTCATTCGCTTCCTCTGTTTCTCAAAATTCTTTATTTTCACAAACTTAGATAAAACAAAGAGTATGGCATGGGTGAACCCTAATTCTTTAGGATCGGGTTGTTCTTCAAACGTCAGGGGGATATCGAATTCACAGATCAAGTGTGAGCATAACATAGATGCAGTCGTCCGGGTTGCAAAGAAAGGGCCAAACTCTGGGTGCAAATTTCTTGATTGTTCTAAATGGCCTGTAATTTTATTCTAGGTAAATAGGTTGATGtacctttttttataattacatACCGACCTAGTATGACATTGTAATTTCTTTTTCACATTCACAGCGGGACGACTGCGGTTTTTTCGAGTGGATTCCAAATAATGGTGGTATTGAAGAGCGTGAATATCAGACCTTGCAGATCTTGGAGAAGGACAAAATCATAGTTGATTTGAGATGGAAAATAATCTTTTGGAAGAAAAAGTAAAGAAGCTGCAACTGAAGAAGGAGAATTTGGAGGAGGATGTTCAAGAAATGAAGAACGAGCTATGCCAAACACGAATTGAGCTAATGAACTGTGCTAGGAACGAGAAGAATTTTTCAATGGCACTTGTTTTTTCGTGGCTATTTTTTGCCATTCTTGTCTTTTATCTTAAGTAGATATATCAAAAAGGAATTGTGTTGTTGTTGGTTAGTGGCAACGTTAGACGAAATTTCAGTTCATCACTGATTCATGAACACTTCTTTATTTTAGGTACTGTCCAATATATGTTTTGTTAATTATCAATATGCATCCGCAAGACTATTAACATTATGTTCTGTATTCCTGGAGATTACCACTCTTGGAACTGGTACCTCGTATGCTTTATTTTTGTGTTAGTCCTTcttttatgaaatatataagTATTGTCTT
This genomic stretch from Spinacia oleracea cultivar Varoflay chromosome 3, BTI_SOV_V1, whole genome shotgun sequence harbors:
- the LOC110804950 gene encoding chitin-binding lectin 1, encoding MENLDPDVVFADSGDGKSPSQSESYECSDRYCDIPKTCNGNHSYSNEAKRWRARKTPWHYWNGEYATTSDSKTRSDSVKECDEVVNQPLKSPLKSPMKSPLKSPLKSPAPTPPPKSPAPAPPGPDVDDGYDCDDFGDDGSPGAGVDGYISDGCQSQS